AGGCCGGGCCCGACtcggcccattgacacccctactccTAAGGTCGGGATCGACTTCGATCGCACAAGTCGACGCGTCTAGTTTGAGTGCACCCGACACATGTTCAATATCTGTGACATTAAATTCTAGGACGTCCACGGGTTTAGGTGAACGCTCACGTCTTTATCCGTAAAACAATGTGATTTTGGTGAAGATTGGGGATTTACATTTTAAGATGGATCCTTATTCTCAAGAACGGGGTTTTGCTCATTCGAGCTCGATCCTGCTCAAGTCTGATTACGGCTCGATAAGCTAGAGCAATTGGACATAGCTTTTCTTCTTCCCATCCCGTTTTCATTCTtaaatatgacaaaaaaaattctagcaaTCGACATTCCGACGAACAGGTCGAGTATCGCTCTTTTCGATAAGACACGAGATGCTTTCGTAGAGGCATCGATTCTTCACGGAAACGATGTTTTCCTTGGTGCATTTTAATAAATCTCAACCGTGGATCCTTTATTAAATTCTCTATTGACGAtatttaaggctttttttttttttttttttttggagaccTTGACGATGTTTAAGTTAACTATTGGAGATTTGTCCGAGTAAAACGTATCTTCCGTCCCATTGCCAAAGTCCATATATCTTGGATTCCGACCCAGCCGCAGCCGTCAACGTGTTTCCACCACTTTGACCTCGTGATTTGGGAAAATTAAGGAGGGGGAAAACCCAAACTTACCCTCCCGTTCACCCGTCCACCGAGGTCAAAAGTCAAGGACTTGATGGTCTTTTCGCATTCCAAGCGCCGCCCTCAGGATATTTCGCGTACAGATTGCGGAACGTTGCAAATAGGCACTTTCCTTCCTCGCATGGCTTCCTTCTAAGTAACAGTTCATTAAGTCTatatttcatttaatttcaagAGCCTTCTACTTTTGATAAATTACATGACATTTACACCTACGCTTACCGTATCCAATTTGTTCTCCTTTGACCATATTGTTTCTCGAACGACATCAGAAAAGTCTAGTCAATTTAGTCACATGTCATACTTTCCTCGAGAATGTAAGTGAACAAAAATGGCTTGAagtaaaagataattttttttctactccTATCTGGTCTTGGAACCGATCTCCTAGAGCACGTGTTATCGGGTTGTTGCCCTCTTCCGACCACGAATAATATTACTCGAAACCAACCTTTTGGAGGCATGTCTCGTCAGGCGCTAGCCCGTAGAATTCTCTCGCCCGTTGTGAGGTAAATTGGCAAGTTTGGACTCGTTATAGCCCTTCTGGAGATAAAAAGTCACGTAGAGATTTTAACTCTTTGAACAAGATGATTTTAAGACTACTAGAAGCTTTGTCACGTTACTTGAAGAAAGAGAGGCTTGTTTTCctcgttcctctctctctcccccaagtTACAGCTACTTCCCTTGCGTCGCAAGTCGGCTCCTTTGATTTCCTCTGTCATTTCAACCCtttcttcattattttaaacgtttttctaatttcttgtgcgtaatttctctctccaaacccccccctctctctctcttgcttcctGGGTTCTTTGAACTAGCCTAGGAAGGACAGCACACATGTATATATACCATGGCACATTGTGTGAAGCTCCTGAGATATTGGAGGCTCTCTTCTCTGCCTCTCAAGCTAAAAGCTCAAGAGGTCTTCTTCACCGAACCAGGTACAGAGAATGCTCTTTCTTGGTTGAACTTAAGACCTCCATTGCTGTTGCCTGCGCATGTTTGTTTCTGATTCTTGTTCTGAGTGCTCTGCCGCCTCTGGCATCTTCTTTGGCATGGGAAGTTCCTGAGTAATGTGGGTTAGATGAATAAGGAAGTGACTGGCAAGATCGGTGCGATTTGAGCTgctcttgtttcttttattgccAAACCGTGGAGACCCAACTGAGGTTTTGAGATGGTTCTAACCATCCATTGCACTGGAAAGGTCGGATTTTTAAGAAGCAGTACGAGGGAAAGctctctgttttttcttctcccGATTAGTGTTAGTGATCGTTGTAGTGGTGTTCGAGGTGATCCCTGGGAAATGCTTGTTTGCTTGCAGCTTTGGTGGCGTTGATGCATATTTTTACAAGCTCCTTTCGTCTAGTAGAAATGCTTGAACACGATGAAAATGTCCGAGTTTGTTTATCTGCCATCTGGGGATTTTCAAAGGACAAGTTACTAAACTACAACCGTGGACTTTTCTTTGTCGACGTCTTCTGGGATTGCTCAACATTCGCATTGACATTTGTTAGGGCACCGGTCTTAATCGtttgttgatttttcttgaagcaGAGCTCACTTGGTTTACTTCACCTCTTTGTACTTTGTGCATTACTCATCAACATGTCATTACAGATGCACTCTAGCTAACCTTGAGGAATCGATGAACTTTCTAGGTGAAAGAAactctgttcttttctttcgttCTGCTTTCTTTGGGTGAACACCCTATTACAGAGCAGGTGAAATGAAGAAGGGAGGAAACTATTTGTCCCTGTCTATATGCTTTGCTTGTTCTTCTCGATCATCGCATTCCAACAAAATTCCATGCATGTATACTCATACTCGCGAGATTTGCATCTGGTGGATGTTAGGAAGCTGGTCAAATGAGAGTTGTTGGAATTATCAATTTGGCTGTTGCACAAAAGAACAAGCCTTTGATTGAATCAGTCAGTTACAAATGATGGTTTTCCTCCGAGAAATATGGgcttcttttttgtcttctatTTGCTCATAGAAAATCACAAGAAGTTTTCTCATTGTATGTCCCATCAATGGATGACCCAAGCTAAGTTGGTTCTGGTTTTTGTCCAAGAAATCATCGAAGAAATCGGTGTCACATAACAATTAATTATCTACATTTTGCTTGGACCGTACTCCAATTGTTCTACATGTCGTCTCTACCTCCTCCTGATATCATGGAGTGATCAGATTGTCTTTCTCTATATATTTCTGCTTTTCTTATAGCTTTAAGCCCaagcctctctttttttttcctcaggtGCAATCTCATCAATAGGCCTAAGGATCCGGGTTATTGACTTGCATTTGAAGGATTAGTGTTGTACTCAATGGCATTTGCAAGAATTGTTAGGGGCAACCTGAGAAGAGCAGGAGGTGCTATTGGGAGCTTTAGAGATGGAAATGAAGTAGTTTTTAGAGGAACATCTGcggattcattttccttttcctctttcgaAAGTGTCCCCACGAGAAGCGATTTTTCCAACCACTTACTGGTGAGTAAGATTAATTATTCTTGTAACTGGAGCAGAGGAATTAAGACAACCCCACATGATCAATTTCCTGTCGCCGAGAGGGCATTGGCGGAGTCCGATTCTGAATATGAGAGGGACAGATATCCGGGTCTTGAACCAACTAAGCCTGGAGAAAAGCCGAGGGTGGTTGTTCTTGGTACCGGTTGGGCAGCTTGCAGGTTTATGAAGGGGCTTGATATGAACATGTATGATATTGTGTGCGTTTCACCCCGAAATCACATGGTTTTCACTCCCCTTCTTCCGTCCACTTGTGTCGGAACCTTGGAGTTCCGTTCGGTTGCTGAGCCCGTTAGTCAGATACAGCCTGCTCTTGCGGCTACCCccaattcttatttctatttggCTTCCTGCACCGGGGTTGACACTGACAAGCATGAAGTAAGTTGAAAATCTGGCTATTGGTGTCCATTTCGTTGCTTATATACTCTTTCCTCCAAGGATGTGGtcagtttcatttttctttgcgTGTATTGATTGATTATTCTGGGTGTGCAGCTGGAATTGTCCTCCATGATTTCTTCAAGTAGCTATGAACAAAATCAGTAATTTACGACATACTGTGTAACAAACATCGACATGCATTGTCCACACCTTTGAATTTGTGGCGAGGTCTATAAAAATCCCTTGTGTGGTTATTTGTCAAATCAAATAtactaacaaaaaaattgacatgcaTCGTCCTCACCGTTGGACACATCGAAAGTGTTTTAGGCACATACTACATAGTAAAGATAaggtaaatttcattttttcagcATGATGGAATCGACGGTGCACCAGTAAGAAATGTCAAATAACACTAGTTGTTGCAAGTGCGCTATGTTTTTCCTCTCTGATTTGCTCTTTTGCTAACTCTCGTTACTTATCAACCAGGTGTACTGTGAAACTTTTGGCGATGGCGGACTGCCTCATGAGCCTTACCAGTTTAAAGTTGCATATGACAAGCTGGTCATTGCAGCTGGAGCCGAGCCCTTGACTTTCGGTGTAAAGGGCGTCAAGGAACACGCCTACTTCCTTCGCGAGGTGAATCATGCCCAAGAAATCAGGAGGAAGCTTTTGTTGAACCTCATGCTCTCTGAAAATCCAGGTATTTCAATTCTCCAACCTTACGAATTGCACTTACAGAGCAACAACACTCCAAAGTCCCAGGAATAGGAGGAGATGCTCATTGTTTTCACGTCCAGTTTCTCAATGATTAATGATCAGCAAGATTTTATAGCTTCAATGGAGATTGGGGGAGTGATTCCTTCTCTGTATCTTACAGGTATatcagaagaagaaaggaagcgCCTTTTACACTGTGTTGTTATTGGTGGTGGACCAACTGGGGTGGAGTTCAGCGGTGAATTAAGCGATTTTATCATGAAAGATGTCCGTGAACGTTTTCCTCATGTTAAGGATTACATTCAAGTCACCCTTATCGAGGTAATCAAACCCACTTAGATGCAGATGCTAGCATCAGTTTGGCAAAATTCAAATAGCATTATTTGACGAGCACACCCTTTAACAGGCAAATGAAATCCTGTCGTCGTTCGATGTTAGCTTGCGGCAGTATGCGATGAATCATCTAACAAGggtaagttgattttttttctcaaattactgTCATCTTTTCTACCAGTTCATTTTGGTGCTGATTTAATGCTTCCGATGCTAGTCCGGGGTTTGTCTTAAAAGAGGCGTGGTGAAAGAGGTGCATGCGAAGAAAATTGTACTGAGTGATGGCACGGATGTTCCATACGGCTTCCTAGTCTGGTCCACCGGTGTTGGACCCTCAGAGTTTATCAAGTCACTTAGTCTTCCCAAATCCCCTGGTGGAAGGTGAGGAAATAagatttcttctttccttctgtcATCTAAATCTGCAATAGCAATCTCATGATAAGAACTTTGTGACAATCTCATTTTAGCATTCCACCACCTTCCAATTGAATGATTTGTCCCCTCAACTGTTTCAGGATCGGGGTTGACGAATGGTTGCGGGTACCTTCAGTGGAAGATGTGTTTGCGCTGGGGGATTGTGCGGGTTTTCTCGAACAGACAGGGAGGCCGGTGCTTCCCGCTTTAGCTCAGGTTCAGTCACCCTGTCTAATTCCTTTGAAGATGTCTCATAGTAGCTCTTGGTTTGATCTACAATGTTCAAGTTTATTTCCTTGCTCTACTTTGTACAAAAACGTGGCATTAATCCTTCCATTTGAACTTGGAAGTGGTCATTCACTATTGCTTTCTCACTGCCATGAGG
This sequence is a window from Rhodamnia argentea isolate NSW1041297 chromosome 3, ASM2092103v1, whole genome shotgun sequence. Protein-coding genes within it:
- the LOC115750391 gene encoding internal alternative NAD(P)H-ubiquinone oxidoreductase A2, mitochondrial-like produces the protein MAFARIVRGNLRRAGGAIGSFRDGNEVVFRGTSADSFSFSSFESVPTRSDFSNHLLVSKINYSCNWSRGIKTTPHDQFPVAERALAESDSEYERDRYPGLEPTKPGEKPRVVVLGTGWAACRFMKGLDMNMYDIVCVSPRNHMVFTPLLPSTCVGTLEFRSVAEPVSQIQPALAATPNSYFYLASCTGVDTDKHEVYCETFGDGGLPHEPYQFKVAYDKLVIAAGAEPLTFGVKGVKEHAYFLREVNHAQEIRRKLLLNLMLSENPGISEEERKRLLHCVVIGGGPTGVEFSGELSDFIMKDVRERFPHVKDYIQVTLIEANEILSSFDVSLRQYAMNHLTRSGVCLKRGVVKEVHAKKIVLSDGTDVPYGFLVWSTGVGPSEFIKSLSLPKSPGGRIGVDEWLRVPSVEDVFALGDCAGFLEQTGRPVLPALAQVAEREGKFLEELFRRIGKQNGGKAFCLKDIPLGDPFVYRHLGSMASVGRNKALVDLRQSKDAKGISHAGFVSWLVWRSAYLTRVVSWRNRFYVMVNWTTTMVFGRDNSRIG